From Pseudorasbora parva isolate DD20220531a chromosome 14, ASM2467924v1, whole genome shotgun sequence:
ATAATGTGGATTGTGAAGATGGAGGTATTTGAAAACTCTCTTTGCGTCGTAGTGTGGATTGTGAAGATGGAGGTATTTGAAAACGATGTCTGAGTCGTAGTATGGACTGTGAAGATGGAGGTATTTGAAAACGATGTCTGAGTCGTAGTATGGACTGTGAAGATGGAGGTATTTGAAAACGATGTCTGAGTCGTAGTATGGACTGTGAAGATGGAGGTATTTGAAAACGTTGACGCATGTTTAGTCTTGTGACGCAAATTGTACCAATAGATATGCCTGTTTATACCGCTATTGTGCCAGTTATGTGCTATTAATTTTCACAGTTGCTCAAATATGTTACTTTGCACAATTAACTTGCATTTGCTGTCCTGTGGTAAAACACCAGAGTGGAGTTGCGTTTTAGAAAACCCAGATATGCAGAATTAAGGACAACAACTCCTTGGTCTTTAAAAACGGCTGacatttaagggttagttcacccaaaaataaaatttctgtcattaattacttaccctcatgccgttcgacacccgtaaagacaatcttcagacacagatgaagatatttatgttgaaatccgatggctcagaaacgcctccattggccacaatgacatttcctctctcaagacccctAAAAGGGACTAAATCAGCGGTTCGGCTCGCCAAAATCCCAGGAGGATATTATTTAAGCCGGCTTAGATGTCAGTAGAAATTTCACATCTGACAAATGTATAACAAACTCAACATTTAATGTAACAGGATAGATTAAAGTAGACGACTGATGTAATAAACAAAGTGTTTTGGTAACTTAAAAGGTTTTTTTGCAGCTGCCTGCCCCTTAAACCAATCAAACAGACTTCACATTTAACCATATGCTATCTGACAGTAAAATATGATTTACAAAGCGACCATATCATTGCTGGTTTGTAAGTCTGTCAGTCGTCTCAGTTCGTCTTGTCTTCAGAAGTTTTCCCTTTGGGTACACGGAAACGTGCCTTCTTGGAGTAAAGTAGATTCCTGCTGAACAGCAGTGGGATGTTTCCCAAATACAGGAAGAGCGCAAGAATCATGCCTGAAAAATACATGGTGTAAGTGTTTGAACAGAATAATTCTACATGTCTAAAAACTTGGTATTAATGAACATTTGGACATTCATAAGGACTTACCGATAAGAGGCCCGAGCCAGTAGACGAGAGAATATGCTAGGAAAGTGTGTCCAGGACAGGTGAATGTTAGCGCGTAAGCGAGGGATGGATTCACATATCCAGATGTGTAATTGTTTCCTGGTGTGACAGAGAAATTAAAGCGTTTAAAATAATACTTCACCAAATCATTGCCAATCAAGATGTTCCAGAGTAACACAGACTGTTGTTTTAAAGGACTAATTTTAAAAGATGCCATTTATTTGGTATgcaattttaaaatctttaatatacagtttgcaTTTTAAATCTATGCACCTTATTCAATATATGCATTTTAAATAGTCAAAGCaaaatttattcagacaccttaAACATTTCTCACCTTATCAATTTATTTGCTATCGTTTAGAAAACGGTAATAAAATGTGACAAGAACTCaagagttaaactgtgtcagaatATGGTCCCAAATTTATCATTTTTACTGATAATTCACTGAATGAAGAATATTTGGATGtaatgtcacagtttactttattttgatatccTCACATAAATGAATGGTGTCAGTGTGtgaataatttttgttttgaCTGTAATCTTTATTTAATATATGCATGTTATAtctaaaattttgatttcatataTGCATTTGAAATCTAAAATCCTTATTAAAcatttgcattttaaatataccatctgtattaaatatatgtattttaaatacataatatttatttaatatatgcaTTTTAAGTATACAACAATTAATATGCATTTTAAATACATAATCCTTATTCAAtatgcattttaattgcattcaTTTAATATAAGCATTTGCAATctacaattttaaatttaatgtgcatttaaaatcaaaatctttaattgaataaatgtatttgaaatatacAATACTTACTCgatatatgtattttaaatcTACAATCTATgtttaatatatgcatattaaatACATAATTCTTATTTAATACATGCAATTGAtactgcaattttttttatttaattaatgcattttaaatacataaacCTTTTTTAGAATATACAAGTTTTAATTTAATAAGTGCATGTGAAATCTACCATCCAACATTTTAATTGCAGTCATTAATATAGtcatttgaagtaaaaaaaattcaattaatATGTGCAATTAAAatctacattttttatttaacaaatgcATTTGAAatactaaatgtattttttaaatcaacaatCTTTATTTAGtacatgcattttaaatatataatcctaatttaatatatttattttaaatctaaaATCTTTATTCAGTATacgcattttaaatatataatccttatttaatatatgtattttaaatcTAATCCTTGTGTAAAATATACATCTAaaatgttaagtcattatttttatatgcattttaaatcaacaatttttagtttaatatatacatttcaGTTTAatgtatacaatataatattaatatatacaatctacaatttgtatttaatcagcgaTGCAAACGAGGTTAAGGGTAAAAAAGGTGAGAAAATTGTGTGGATTAAGAAAACATTCTCCGAGGTCACAGAACCTaatgttaatattaattaataactattttatatatatatatatatatatatatatatatatatatatatatatatatatatatatatatatatataaaatagttattaattaatattaacattaggttctgtgactatatatatatatatatatatatatatatatatatatatatatatatatatatatacacacacacacacacacttttcatgcTCATTTTTATACACTATTAAGTATCTTTACACTTTTTCTAACAGGTAAGAGGTAAaaacgtttttgtttttgtcttatgTAGGGCAAAACAACCctttataaaacacacaaaaaaaggatTTAATAGATGTGGGAGctgaatacataaataaaacaaaaacaagaagaCAAAAACTAGATAAAAGGTATGTTAAAAATCATTTTATCTTCATTATTAACTCTCAAAACTCAAAACTTAAAACAAATGCATTAATACGGGATACTTTGTACACCACCTCGTAAGTTAAACCCTATTTCTTCTGATGTTTAGCCACCAGAATATCAAGGGCCTGCTTCCTTCGTTTTCTGCACGCCTCAGCCCAGCCTGTTTTTCTTTGGCGCATttatatacattaaaaaaaattctattacCTTGTAATATCACTTGACAAAACGAGAAAAAAAGATTTGCCACATTGGATCTACGCAAATCTCGTAGGTGACCTATTTTGATCTCAAAAAGGTGAATTCTCACCTAAAAGTGAGGAGTTTGCATCTATGATTTaatgcaggggttttcaaactggggtcctccagaaggatCTAAGGGGTGCCCAGAacatttcagagaataaaaagacaaagcaaacaTGGTTAAAGTCTACCAAACATTCTAACTGCTTCGGTTTCTCTCCCTTCTTGATGTACACTTTCCAGAATTGTGTGTTTGCTTTGTTGCTTTCTAGTGAGTTTctctcactatagtcccctttattTTGCTCACTCACTGGGGTTGTATTGTAAGGCAGTGTTCTCAATGCagcttacatacatttattgtgagttgcttaaatattttttttaattgaaaaataaattgtatcttcGGGTTTATATCCGACCTTAagtatagccaatttaagtttggaaaaaatatgttgtatttataatgtctaTTTACTATAACAGTTTAAAAGTGTTTCACACAAACAAATATACAGATGGATTTTAGGAAtgggggtccctcataaaaggGTCATCATATTTGGGCATCATGAAGTTTAAAAACCCCTGATTTCAATTTCACaatctttaaatgtattgtaatTTCTTTATGACAACTCAAACTCACCTGCGTAGGCAATGTATGTCAGCAGAAGAGCAAATATGGGAATCCTCAGCAGCTGCGAGCGGCTTTTCAGGAGGAGGTAAACCAGGTGAAAGGTCACGGCGCCGAGGGCTTCGGCCAACATTCCCTTTAGCGGCTGGACCCGCAACGACGTGCTACATTCGGCCATCATCAAATTCTTGATCATGTGCATGTCGGTGAGCTCCATTTCCCAGTACTTTCCGGCAACTATGAGCGCTACGTAGGCACCGAGTAACTGCGCCGAAATGCTGAGGACGCCTGCCACCGCGCCGACGTCTTTCTGGAGGACTCCCATTAAGGTCACCGACGGATTGCCACTTACGCCTTGCATGATGATGGCATGAATGGTGATGGATAGGAAAAGCATAGTGATGGCCACGTCAGGCCCAAGCGCACCGGCCCACTGACCGACCTCCGCAATCGTGTCAACTTCGAGTCGACATGCGGCGAGCGCGAAGGCGGCGATAAACTCGGTTAGGAAAGTCCATCGCGGCCTCCAGCGGGCGAACAACGCCCTTCCTATCGCACTCACACCTACTATAGTTAAGAAGTAGCCCAGCGAAGCATTGAGCCCTGACATGATGTCCAAATGGAGGAGCGttcagctagctgtgctgaacaGAAAGAAAGACACGAGCTCAGCAACGCTGTATTTGCTTACAGCATGTGATAACGTGGCACGCGGAGGTGCCGTGTTCTTATCAAAGAGGGATTTTGACACAAACCTTAGGTTGAAAAACACACTGACCTATTCAAGGCCACCTTTGATCGTGGCTCGCTTTGGCTCCCTCTAGTGGATCTCACTGATTAAACTGGTCTATTGTTCAAAAAAcactcttcttacttagtattttcgtcttgtttctagtctaaatatctaacaattcttaaatcaagatgcatttactagatcagtaaaacgacataagatatttttcaaAAGGAAATGAAAaggaagtgagtttttgcttaaaacaggctaaATGATCTgacaatggggtgagaaaaataatcttatttctgattgaaatcttgtttcttgcctccgtcccaaacagaaataagattgtTTTTCTAactccattggcagatcattttgcttgctttaagcaaaaactcacttcatttttgaTATTTCCCCCCCAGAAAAAagtatcttatgtcattttacttatctagtaaatgcatatttggactggaaacaagaaaaaaatactaaagatGTGTTTAGGGATTGTAGTAGATGTACACACTTAGATAATCAAGTACAAATGTAACTGAAATGCACACTCAACCTTAGCTGATTTAGTTAGGAAAAACAGGAAAAACGGTACGTTGTGTAACAAGAGGAGCTATTGCACTCTGGGACATCaggcctcgttggcgcagtaggcagcgcgtcagtctcataatctgaaggtcgtgagttcgagcctcacacggggcaaaAATTTTCCTTTTGCAGAAGGAATGACATTCAATTGATGTTTTGATGTTCCAAGTGTGTGGAAATTACAAGTGAAATTAAGACATTTCTACTGAAGGCTTTGGCTTTTTTTAATCTCAAGTTTACTGATTAACGCCGCCCCCTAGTGGGTCTCTTACCTaattagtaattttgtcttgtttccagtctaaatatctaacaattcttaaatcaagatgcatttactagatcagtaaaacgacatgagatattttttcttattttgtttaacagtttttgcttaaaatgatctgccaatggggtgataaaaataatcttgtttctgattgaaatcttgtttccgtCACAAACAGAATtaacattatttttctcaccccattgacagataattttgcttgttttctggggaaaaattaAGAGGAGCATTTTTTGGAGTGCATACTTAATGTCGCATCCTGTAGAGGCAGAGACAAAAGAGCTGGccagtacggggatcgaacccgcgaccttggcgttattagcaccacgctctaaccaactgagctaaccggcctggGAGAACAAGCTCAGAATTCAGTCCTGAAAAATAACAGTAGTGTGGTTGTGTAAAATGTCCtaattttttttccccatttaGTCTTTAAAGTCAGTCGGACAACAAAGaaatgcaaaataataaaaaaacaattaaagtaTAACAGAAGGAAAACctttttgtaatttaatattaaacattttaaaataaaataaaaattttagGGGCACattcaaaaatttaggagcactttctaatccatcaaacacATTTCAATTATAACTTTTCCAttacaggacgatatttgtcctttAAATAAATGTCCAGGGGCATTTTTACCATCATAAAAGCAgttttctaatcttattaaaatgtttgcatcacctgtcaatttcttaaatgaaaatagaaaagttgtttttaaaatgtaagtttttgTAACTAGAAATATGTAGCCTaaaatttaaactttaaaagttttatattttttataaaaaaatatttttaagtaaaaatatgaactaccgccagtaggtggcgggaattcattcagtcaatagttcaaaacacTTTAATTGAATGGCTTGGAGATGCGCATCAGGAGCCGGTTGCATAAACCACTTAGTAGTCTTAAAAGTAAGTCATCaaattttgttctttaagactggtcctaactttttaaaattagtTACTTAAAATGGTAGATTGGTTTAATTCAAATTAGAAAATTAAGACTGATTACATTTTGACTAATTGCTAATTGGACAAATATGTgcttaagggtgctttcacacctaccttgtttggtacggattttcggacttttcagtttggtacgaaccaaaattacaggtgtgaaacctccctcggaccatggtccggacaaaacagacgaaatttggcccgacgaaaagaggtagtctcggtccggaccaaacacaacaaaggttcggttcgtttcttgtgtgaaagcattttctgtatagttcggactttgggaccatttacaggaagttctggtgtaggattagtgaaaaaacacagattaaacgcatagcacatgcagtgatggagcgcgcagcattttatccagaaccgcttgtgtagccatgtcagctcgcgtgaacagCGTGCTCTGCTTGACTATATGACTTTCGGTTaatttatgagaccgctccagttcatgtgcaacgcaaatgatcgctccgtcacgggatgtctgctatattatttatttaagctaatttattaaatacaggcaaacgatgaaacatttattaaaattaagatacaaaataCAAACCTTTCTACAAAACAGatcttaatgaagtggtcaaaatcatttctgactcgatgtctttggcatatattgcacatctgtgcacgtttcataatcaatatagactagatgaaatttaaaaataacattataatatttaaacataactataaaataaaatgcattgtttggctaaaaagcctatcttctaggagctcctcctttcctgtcggcgccgaTAGAATGTTTGCATAACGGGGACGTTCATTTGGTGgatttgcctcgagtatagttggtgctgcagatagtaatcCCATAATATTAAGAGTATTGGCAACGATgtgtctgttcattcattcttgtcaaagttagccgctgaattgacaacacactgacgtcagacccacgtccgctaacaaaccaatcaatgttaagatgcagcccacacaTAGATGAagacgacaggacgccagtgcgagtgtaaagttctttggtgcgctgacataactgcaatgtgaaagcaaaccaaaaagaaccaaatgtccaaacacaaactttggttcggaccttggtgcggactttcaggtgtaAGACACAATCTTAACATAGTGGCTAAGTTTATGCAACTAGCCCCAGTTCTGGTGTGGCTTTGACTTTTTACGCAATAGACAGTGTTGTGGCTAAAATGTTGTTACTTTATAACTTGTCTATTGGACTTTTGTACAAGATCAGTATCACATATGCAATCATGCCAATACTTATATCAATAGCAAACCTTAACTTTTGAcgcttcataaacagaaccgcatgcgtctcgcggaagaacattgcagccggatctactACTCTCTGTTTGTGTCGAGTCGCGCAGATATGGTGCTGATCCGCAGCGGGAATATAAACAGTTATTTGATGTACCATAGTGATTTaggataagacaaaaacatggtttCGACAAAATAACcgctcattatatacatttataatttttt
This genomic window contains:
- the aqp12 gene encoding aquaporin 12, which produces MSGLNASLGYFLTIVGVSAIGRALFARWRPRWTFLTEFIAAFALAACRLEVDTIAEVGQWAGALGPDVAITMLFLSITIHAIIMQGVSGNPSVTLMGVLQKDVGAVAGVLSISAQLLGAYVALIVAGKYWEMELTDMHMIKNLMMAECSTSLRVQPLKGMLAEALGAVTFHLVYLLLKSRSQLLRIPIFALLLTYIAYAGNNYTSGYVNPSLAYALTFTCPGHTFLAYSLVYWLGPLIGMILALFLYLGNIPLLFSRNLLYSKKARFRVPKGKTSEDKTN